TCTGGATCGTCGCCGCTTCTTCCTTCGACACGCCTTCCTTCACGGTCTTGGGAGCGCCGTCGACCAGGTCCTTCGCTTCCTTCAGGCCCAGGCTCGTCACTTCGCGTACTGCCTTGATGACGTTGATCTTATTGGCGCCCACGTCCTTCAGAACGACCGTGAATTCGGTCTTTTCTTCCGCCGGAGCCGCCGCTGCCGCCGCACCACCGCCGCCGGCAACCATCACCGGGGCAGCCGCCGCGGCCGAAACGCCGAGGCGCGATTCAAGTTTCTTCACCAGCTCAGCCGCTTCGAGCAGCGACAAGCCTACAATCTGTTCTTCTAACTGCTGCAGATCCGCCATTTCCTTCTCCACCTTTTGTTATCAGTTGTTGCGTCTTGCGACGCGCCAGCCTTGCGGCCGGTTGGTGTTATCTGTCGTCGAGGTTTCCAGTGCGCCGCCGACCTGCCCAAGCCAGACAACCTAAGCGGTTTCGAAAGCGCAACACCTGACTACTGACAACGAACTTCACGGGACGGCCTGAGCCGCCCCAGAACCCTTACTGCGCGGCCGGAGCCGCTTCCGCCGGAGCTGCCGCAGCCGCTCCACCGGCAAACTTGTTTTCCTTCACGGCCTGGTTTACGACGACCGCGAGGTCACGTCCGGTGGCGTTCATCACCGTCACCAGTCGTTGCGCCGGAGCATTCAACAGGAAGAGCAGCTTCGAGTAGAGCTCATCCTTCGACGGCATGGTGGCGAGGGCTTCGATCTCCTTGATGGAGATCACTTTGCCTTCGACGATGCCGGCCTTGAACGTGAATTCCGGGTTGTCCTTGGCGTATTTCGAGAGGGCTTTCGCCAGGGCGACAGGGTCGCCGGTGGTGTAAGCCACGGAAGTGACGCCGGTCAGGTCTTTCAGTGCCGGAGCCAGCTTGCTGCCTTCGGAGGCGCGCTCGGCCAGGGTGTTCTTGACGACCTTGTAGGTGCCGCCCGCGCCGCGAACGGTCTTGCGCAACTCTTCGGTCTGCGCAGCCTTGAGGCCGGAGAACGTCGCCAGGATCGCTGCGCCGGCTTCCTTGATCTCGCCGCTCAGCGCTTGTACTTGCTCAATCTTTTTCGCTTTGGTAACTGCCATGT
This Terriglobales bacterium DNA region includes the following protein-coding sequences:
- the rplL gene encoding 50S ribosomal protein L7/L12; translated protein: MADLQQLEEQIVGLSLLEAAELVKKLESRLGVSAAAAAPVMVAGGGGAAAAAAPAEEKTEFTVVLKDVGANKINVIKAVREVTSLGLKEAKDLVDGAPKTVKEGVSKEEAATIQKKFADAGATVEIK
- the rplJ gene encoding 50S ribosomal protein L10, whose protein sequence is MAVTKAKKIEQVQALSGEIKEAGAAILATFSGLKAAQTEELRKTVRGAGGTYKVVKNTLAERASEGSKLAPALKDLTGVTSVAYTTGDPVALAKALSKYAKDNPEFTFKAGIVEGKVISIKEIEALATMPSKDELYSKLLFLLNAPAQRLVTVMNATGRDLAVVVNQAVKENKFAGGAAAAAPAEAAPAAQ